The Bacillus sp. Y1 genome includes the window CTAAATTCTGTGTGACAAGAATAGCTGTTCCTGTTGCAACAAAACCAAACATAACGATGATTAGCGAAAGGACTTGGTTCGATACGCCAACAGCGGCAACGGACTCATCAGAGTATTGAGAGAGCATTAATGTATCTGCATTCCCCATAAGCATATACAATAAGATTTCAATAAAGATGGGCCATGTTAAAGCAACAAGGGTCATCTTTTGTTTTTTGCTTTTCGTGCTCATGACTACTTGACCCCCTAACATAATAAAAGGAAATAGTCTTAAGCAGAATGCTTAAGACTATTTCGTAAACAATTCATTTTAACAGATGAAGTATTAATTTAAAAGGAGATGATTTCAAAGCCGAAAGGAGCAACTGTAACTGAAAGTTGATCAGACTCAGCAGCAAATTCACTATTTTTTAATAAGTCTGTAAGTTTTCTCCCTTTTAAATGAAATGGCAAAGAATACGTAGCCTCTTTGGACGTAGGGTTTAAAATAACTATAATTGCTTTGTTTTCATCCTTTTTGGAGTAGGCAATACACACATCTTCATCGGAATTAGCAAGGAAGGAGAAGGCTCCTGAGTTTGCGAGAAGCTTTTCTTCTTTTCTTAGCTTAATTAATGTTTGGATATGTTGTCGCATCTCACTATTCCACTTTTCTTCCTCCCACGGCATGCATTCTCTACAACCAGGGTCCATGACTCCACTTAAGCCAATTTCATCTCCATAATATATACAAGGTGTCCCGATAAATGTCATCATAAAGGTGTAGATGAGCTTCATTCTATCTGTGCTGTCCTTACATTCTGTCAAAATACGCGGTGTATCATGGCTTCCAACGAGGTTAAAAGCAGCTTCATTAACATTGCTAGGATACATTTGTATAACAGATGTCATGTTCTCAATAAACTGCTGCTTTGAAATCTGGTCTTTTGCAAAGAAATTTAATACATTTGTTAAGAAAGGATAGTTCATAACTGCATCAAATTGGTCTCCTCGCAGCCATGGCATGGAATCATGCCAAATTTCACCTAGAATATATAGGTCAGGCTTGAGTTCTTTAACGGCAAGACGGAACTCCCTCCAAAACTGATGGTCAATTTCATTCGCTACGTCTAACCGCCATCCATCTATATCAAACTCTCGAACCCAGTACCTTCCCACCTCGAGCAGGTATTGCTTTACGTCTTCGTTTTGTGTATTAAGCTTAGGCATCGTTTGCTCAAAGGCAAATGTAGAGTAGTTTGGAAGCTCGCCGCCTTTTAAAGGAAATTCCTTCGCGTGGAACCAGCTTGCGTATTTTGAGTTCTCTCCATTCTTAAGAACATCTTGAAAGGGAGGGAAGTGATATCCGCTATGATTAAACACAGCATCAAGCATTACCTTTATTCCATTTTTGTGGCAAATTTTCACAAGTTCCTTAAAGGTTTCCTTATCCCCAAACTGAGGGTCAATCTCCATATAATCAATCGTATCGTATTTATGATTCGAATATGCCTTGAAAATAGGAGTAAAGTAAATTCCAGTGATCCCTAAATCCACTAAATAATCAATATGATCGATGATACCTTTAAAGTCGCCACCAAAAAAGTTCTTCGGTGATGGAGGTTCACTTGCCCAAGGTAGTGCACCTTCTGGATCATTGGTAAGAT containing:
- a CDS encoding alpha-glycosidase; the protein is MTRSSIYHRPTDEYAYPIDEHTLHIKLRTRKEEVHTVQLLFGDQYEWKDGAWISQQTEMEKVATDALFDYWLISIQPAYKRIRYGFFISNGEETILYTEKGVYEKAPKDPGYYFSFPFLHASEVFRAPSWVKDTVWYQIFPERFANGDLTNDPEGALPWASEPPSPKNFFGGDFKGIIDHIDYLVDLGITGIYFTPIFKAYSNHKYDTIDYMEIDPQFGDKETFKELVKICHKNGIKVMLDAVFNHSGYHFPPFQDVLKNGENSKYASWFHAKEFPLKGGELPNYSTFAFEQTMPKLNTQNEDVKQYLLEVGRYWVREFDIDGWRLDVANEIDHQFWREFRLAVKELKPDLYILGEIWHDSMPWLRGDQFDAVMNYPFLTNVLNFFAKDQISKQQFIENMTSVIQMYPSNVNEAAFNLVGSHDTPRILTECKDSTDRMKLIYTFMMTFIGTPCIYYGDEIGLSGVMDPGCRECMPWEEEKWNSEMRQHIQTLIKLRKEEKLLANSGAFSFLANSDEDVCIAYSKKDENKAIIVILNPTSKEATYSLPFHLKGRKLTDLLKNSEFAAESDQLSVTVAPFGFEIISF